In Coraliomargarita sinensis, the genomic stretch AAATCGACCTACATCCGCCAGGTGGCCCTCATCGTACTCATGGCCCAATCCGGCGCCTGGGTCCCGGCGCGGAGCTGCCAACTCGGTCTGGTCGACCGCATCTTTTCCCGTGTCGGGGCCAGCGATGAGCTCGCGCGCGGCAACTCCACCTTCATGGTGGAGATGAACGAGACCGCCAACATCCTGAACAACTCCACCGAACGCAGCCTCGTCATTCTCGACGAGATCGGGCGCGGCACCAGTACCTACGACGGCCTCTCGATTGCCTGGGCGGTGATTGAACACCTTCATCCGAAGGATGCCTCCGGACCACGCACCCTCTTCGCCACCCACTACCACGAGCTCACCCAGCTGGCCAAGACCCTCGAGCGCCTGGAAAACTACTCTGTCGCGGTCAAGGAGTGGAACGACGAAATCGTTTTCGTCCGCCAGGTAGTGAAAGGGGCCGCCGACCGCTCCTATGGCATTCAGGTGGCCCGCCTCGCCGGACTCCCAACCACCGTGATCGACCGGGCCAAAACCATCCTCCAGCGCCTCGAGGCGGACGACTCCTCCCACAACCTCCTGCGCAAACGGATGAAAAAGGAAAAATCGGGCGGCGACACCCGGGACGAGGACGATCAGTTGGCGCTGTTCTGAGAGCCGAGAACATCGCTTGATTCTTCAATCGAAGGACGCATGCTCGAGTATCGTGAGTTCGGACGACCCATTGATCGCGCAACTGTCGGACACCCTTTTTTGGGATACGGAGCGGAGCCGTCTGGATACGGAGCGACACGCCGCCTTTATTATTGTTCGCACCATGGAGCGCGGCACGAAGGAAGAGGTTCTCTCCGTTTGGCGTTTTTATGGCGAACCAACCGTCCGGGAAGCACTTGTCAATGCACCTTCCCTCTCGCCGGAAACAATTCGTTTTTTTGCCAATCAATTTGATCTGCCGGTCGAGGCATTTCGCGCACATGAAAGAGCTGAGAACTGGGCGTCGTGATGCCACTACACAAAAAAGCCGTCTCCGAAAAACTGTTCAGGTTAATCAACGAATTGATGAAAGCTGAACCCTTGCAAGGGTTTTACCTCGTGGGTGGCACCGCACTTGCCCTCTACTACGGGCACCGTGAATCGGTCGATATCGACCTCTTCACACACACTCCCTTCGATGCTGAACGCCTGCGCGCGTACATGGAAAACGCACATTCGCTCCAACAGACCACGAACAAAGAAAACACCGTGCTCGGCCAGATCAACGGCATCAAAACGGATTTTATTGCGCATCGGTATCCATTGATCGGCGAAGTGAACACCATCGACGGCATTCGACTGCTTTCGGTGAAAGATATCGCCGCAATGAAACTCAACGCCATTGCCAACCGAGGCAGCAAAAAGGACTTTTGGGACTACGCCGAACTGCTGAAACATTTCGATCGGGAGGAACTACTTGGCTTCTTCACTCGGAAATACCCCAGCAGCAACCGCTGGAGCGTGGAAAAATCCCTTTGCTATTTCGACGATGCGGAGAATGAGCCCGATCCAATCGACCTGGCAGGTCAGACATGGGACCAAGTTAAGGCCACCATTCTGGCCGACAATCGACTTGGATAAATGCGGTTCGAACCGATGACCGCATCGCGATAGCCCGCAGGGTGCGCGGTCGAACTGCGCTGCGGCTACACTTTACCCTCTCGCTGCAACATGGCAACGGTTAGGCGGATCTTGCCGAAGCTGGTCTCCTCGCCCAAAGCATCGAAGACCGGACGCAGGGCGGCGGTACCGTGCTCGGCCACGGCCTCGCGAATCAGGCTGAACTCTGTTTCACTAACGAGCCCGTCGAGACTCTCCAACTTCCCGGCCTCGATGCTGTTGGCCAGGTGGGTCTCGATCGTGGTCGGGCTTAGGCTCCGTTCGGCAGCAATCGCCTCAACGTTCTTCCCTTGCTGAAAGAACTCCAGGGTGGCACGGGAGGTCGAGTTCAGCCCATCCGGGTCTTCCCGCTTCTTCATCTTCGGGGCCGGATCGAGAAAGCCATTCGGCTCGAAATCGCGGGGATCGTTCTCCAGCAACCACTCGTCGATCACCTCGATGAAGGGAGCGCCAAACTCCTTGAGTTTGCGCTGGCCAACGCCGGGGATGGAAAGGAAGGCCTGGTCGTCCCTCGGGTAGCGGCGCGCCATCTGCCGAAGGGCGACATCACCAAAGACCACGTAGGGCGGCACGCCCCGAGCATCGGCCAGATCCTTGCGCAGCTTCCGAAGGACCTCAAACAGCCCTTCGTCGCATTCGATGGCGCCGGACTTCGCCTTGGCGCGCGAGGCCGGCGAAGCCATCTTCGTCCGGATCGGCTTCATCCGGAATTTTTGCCGCTCTTTCAACGCCTGACCTGCCTCTGGCGTCAGTTCGATGGTATTGTAGCCATCGTCCGACTGCCTGAGATAGCCTCGCTGAATCAGCTGCTTCCCCAGCCCCTGCCAGTACTCCGCCGGCTGGTCCTTGCCGATGCCATGGGTGGAGAGACGCTGATGCCCCTTGCCGATCACTTTCAGATTCTCGGAGCCGCGCAGCACGTCCACGGCATGATTCAGTCCCATCGGAAAGCCCGCTTGATTGATCCGGAAAATACAGCTCAACAATTTTTGACACTCTACGGTGACATCAACTTCCTCCCGGTCGTCCAGGCAATTATCGCAGCTACCACAGTTTGTTTTGGTATAATCCTCCCCGAAGTAGCGCAGGAGCGCCCCCCGACGACAATCCGCGAATTCCGCAAAGTCGGCCATCTGCCGCAGCTGTTGCCGGGCGATGCGGGCGGCCTGCTCGTCCTCGACCTGGTCGATGAAGTGGTTGTACTTGGCGATATCGCCTCCCGAAAAGAGCAGGACGCATTCGGCCGGCAGCCCGTCGCGCCCGGCCCGGCCTGTCTCCTGGTAGTAACTTTCGATATTTTTCGGGAGGTCGGCGTGCAGGACATAGCGCACGTTGGGCTTATTAATCCCCATGCCGAAAGCGATGGTAGCGCAGACGACCTGCACATCGTCGCGAATGAAGGCCTCCTGGTTCCGCACCCGTTCCTCTTGGGGCAAGCCAGCGTGGTAGGGTAGCGCCTTGTGCCCGGCGTCCTTCAAGGCGGCGGCATAATCTTCAACCGCCCGGCGCGACTGACAATAAATGATGCCGGAGGCATCCCGGTTCGCGGCCACGTAGTCCAGCACCTGACGTCGCGGCCGCTGTTTCGGCATGACGCGGTAGGTCAGGTTGGGCCGATTAAAACTGGCGACAAACTGCCCCGGATCCGACAAATGCAGCTGCGCAACGATATCGCCCTGCACCCGCTCGGTCGCGGTGGCCGTCAGGGCGGTGACCGGCACGCCCGGGAAATGCTCCCGTAAGGTAGCGAGCTGCCGGTATTCCGGGCGAAAGTCATGGCCCCACTCGCTGATACAGTGGGCCTCGTCGATGGCGAGGGCGGCCACCTGCCAGCGCTTCAATTTCTGCAGAAAATCCGGCAAAAAGAGTCGTTCCGGGGCGAGATAGAGGAGCTTGTATTCGCCCCGCTCCAAACCCGACAGGCGCGAGCGGGCCTCGCCGGCGGAGAGCGAGGAATTCAGGAACGTTGCCGCCACGCCGGCCGCCTGCAGTTGATCGACCTGGTCCTTCATCAGCGCGATCAGAGGCGAAACGACCACCGTCAGGCCGGATCGCTGAAGCGCGGGCAATTGATAACAGAGGCTTTTGCCCCCGCCGGTGGGAAGAATGGCAAGAACGTCGCGCCCGGCCAGCGATGCCTCCATGATCTCCCGCTGCAGCGGGCGGAAGGCATCGTATCCGAAGACGGACTTGAGCGGGGCAAGTAAACGGGAAACGTCCATTCCCTGCTTCGCTACACTATATGAACGTTTGAGCAATAATAAATTCGCCCAAGAGCATTCTCAAGCTTCTAATCGCCGGATAACCGCCCCGGACAAACACCTTCTGCCGGCATTTGCCGGACCTGTTCGATTTAAGCTGACTCGCCGACTCTGGCTTTCTCGGGAATCGACTGCTTACGCTCTGGCTCCGCCTCGGCGCTCTCCATGGCTGACCGGACATCTTTTTCGATGTCGTCCTTGGCGCGTTTGAACTCACCGATCGATTTCCCGACCGAGCGCATGAGCTCAGGCAAGCGTTTTGCTCCGAAGAAAAGAAGAATGACCGCCAGGATCATGACGATCTCAGGAGCATTCATATTCTGAATAAAAGAGAGTGGCGTGCTTGGTATCATAAGTTTTGTGACCGGAGTTTTCTTTATTTGTTGCAAAGTCTATTTCTCATGACGGCGAACGCAAGGTCCATCCTCGGAGTGCCTCGCCCGGCGCTAATAAAATCAATTTTGCCGTCAACCATTGCTTCGGCATCTCCGTGATCACTCCGCCTGCTCCCTCCGGATTCTTTGCCTTCGCTTCGTTGACAGTCAGCCCTTTTCCTGATGATTCCATGAAATGGCATGGTGTATTGCAGACTCGATTGTAAAAGGCGAAATCGACAACCGCACCCGCGACCGGGTGACGGGGAAGATCTGGATCCTCGGCAGCGACGAGCCGGTCGAACTGGAGTTGACCGGAAACCCGCATCGTGACCTTGCCGGGCAATACCTGCGTTTCGTCAACCCGAAGCCGAAACCTTTACCTGAATCCATGCAGGACGGTTTCGCTGTGGAACAGACCGGCGTGGTCGGCGACATGACCGCTGCCCGCAAGGTCAAGATCCTCGACATCCCGGACGGCGAGCTTGAGCACTACTACAGAAACAAGATCCCCATGCCCTACCACTGGGGGAATTGTCTCTATCTGGAATGGCACAGCGCCCGAAACGGGCGGGTCGTGATTGAAGCCACCGACTACGAACTGACGGTCGAACCGGAAGCCGCCTGGCGCATGTCGAAGGACGAGGAACAATCCCAGCACGAGGCGAATGCCCATGCCATGACCGACTTTATGGATACCATACTGGAGGCTGCTACAGACGGAGAGGCCCGTACGAGCGATGAGGATGACGACGCTCCCCAGAGCCAGGCCGAAGCAGAAGCGGATGCCGAGGCCGCACGGATGGATTTACTGAACGACCGCATCCAAGCGCGCTTGGAAAAAGACCCGGAGGCTAATATCGATGATTATCGGCGGATTCTGGAGGAGGAACGCGAGCGCCTCCGCCGGGAGCGCAACGAACCAGACCCTGAGCCACTGAGCCCGGAGGAAGAAGCCGCTCGAATAGAAGCGATGCATGATGCGATGGCGAGAACACTGGCCGAAGAAGACGATCTCGACTGCGAGACACATCCACTGGTCGAACAGTGTGAGGAACTTGCCATGACAACCAGCGACGAAATCGAATTAAACGAATGGCTTCCGGAAAACGCCCACGGGGAGCACCCCTTGCATGAACTCATGCACGGACTCTGGTCTGCTGGAGCCAAGTTGGCCGGAGGCCTTAACGGCGATCCCGGCGACTGGCCCCCCGAGCCCCTGTTTGCAGGCGACGCTCTCGTCCGCCTGAAAAAAGCACGGGGCTACCTCGCCGACGCACAGGCTGCATTACAAGCGGTCGAAACCGAAAAATTAATCGATCACCCAGAATGGATTGGCTCTCTAAAAAAGGGGTTGCTCGCCATCCACCGCGAAACCCAGGGCTACATCGACGAACTACGCGATGTGCTCCGGGACGACGACGAGAACGAACTCCCTTTTTAAAGCTGGGCTTGTATCAAAGCAGCCCCTTAATGCTCGGCCTCGAGGTGATGCTCCAGCGCATCGTAGCCGAAGTCATTCTCAAAATCCCGCCAAACCGTGTGCGAGTGATTGGCTCCGTTCTGAACGTTGGCATATTCCATGACAAAGGTCGGCCCGTGGATGCGATAGTACACCGGCTCGCCGCGCGCTGCCCCACCGCTCCAGAAAAAGTGAATCTTGCCGACACCGGCCTCCCGGATCTTTTGCAGGTCATCCTCCGAGAAGGGCTCCCGGTAGCGGCCCACATATTCCTCGATCAATTGCATCAGCGCGCCCTGCTGCGCCTCGGTCATGCCTGCAGCCGGTAGGCCCTGAAACGCCATCGGGGCGACGCGCTCCCGGGCACCGGTCAAGATCTCCCTGGGCATTTTCTCGCCGATAGCCAGTTTTCGCTGCCCGGCGTCGAACGATTTCAGGAGAGCCAGGCCCCGATCGAACTCTCCGGCCAGAGGGCGTGCGCCGTCGGCAGTCTCATCGGGATTGGCCCCGAAAAAGGAAGGGGTCACATAAACATGCGAACCGTCCACGACGGTCAGGTTGATGGAGAGATGGTGCCCCTCGAAACTGGCACCCCAGTCGCCCCCCTGCGACGGTTCGCCAAAGAAGACGGCAAAGTATTTCTTCGGGTCGCGCGAATCGGAACGATTCGATTGCTCCCAGAGAATGGCTTCCGCCCCGATCACCCCCTTGACCTTGGCTGTGCCGCTCTCGCTCAGCACGGCCCCGAGAAAGGCCCAATAGGCCGTCTGCTGCGCCTCGGTCATCTCTCCCAGCGAAAGCCCCTTACGATTCCACTTCGGGAAAAAGTGCCAATCGAAACGCGCCGTATCTGAAAAAGGCAAGAGCGCCGGCTCTCTCTGCCCCGCATCCAGTTTCGATAAAAACGCCTGCGCTGAAGAGGCCAGCGCCTTCGCCGCCGCTTCTTCTGGCTGATGCGCAGGATGGCTTTGCAGCGACCCCAGCAGGAAAACCGGGCTCAAAAAGAGAATAGCAAGTTTCATATTCATATGAGGGCAAAAAGAGACCTCCATTTTTACCGGTCGCGACAAAGATAAGAAAGTTCCCTGAAACCACCGAAAGACAGGGTGGTGGCAAAACAATCACAGGCAAAATAATTCCATGAAAGGAGCGCAGACATTCCCGGCCTCGCCCCAGGAATGAGCCTTTCCTGACTTCACCCGAATCGGCCAAGCCAAAAAAAAAGTTCACCAGACGTATTTTCCAGTTTGAAATAGTGAACATATTTATACTTAACAACTCCAATACCTCCCACTCCACCTTCCCACCTGTTTCCATCACGCCGTAGTCTCGCAGGGCGAAGGCGGACCACCTCCTTATGTCTCTCCGCTACATTTTCCTCGATTTCGACAGCTTCTTCGCCTCCGTGGAGCAGCAGATGCGCCCGGAGCTGCGGGGCAAACCCGTCGGCGTGGTTCCGTCACTAGGTGTTGACACTACTTGCTGTATCGCTGCCAGCTACGAGGCCAAGGCCTACGGCGTGAAGACCGGTACAGGGGTCCGCGAGGCCCGGGCCCTCTGCCCCGGCATACAACTGATCGAGGCGAACCATACCCGCTATGTCAAAATTCACGAGCGACTGAAAGAGTTGATCCATTCGGTGATTTACGTCGAGGAAGTCCTCTCCATCGACGAGATGTATGGCCGCCTGCCGCCTCATTGGCAGCACCCTGAAGTGGCCCAAGATAAAGCCTGTGAAGTTAAGTCACTTATCGGTGATAAAATTGGCCCTCAAGTGACGGTTTCCATCGGCCTGGCCCCGAACCGCTTCATTGCCAAGCTGGCGAGCAAGCTGAACAAGCCCAACGGACTGGTCTGCGTGGACTTCAAAGACCTGCCACTCGCGCTCTACCCCATGGAGCTCTCGGACATCACCGGGATTGGCCCGCGGATGCTGCGCCGCCTCCGCAGCGCCCGCATTCTCAACATGGGGGACCTTTACGCCGCCAGCCGCCGCAAGCTGCACCGCATTTGGGGCTCGGTGGAAGGCGACCGCATGTGGTATGCGCTCCGCGGGATTGATCTACCCCCGGTGGAAACGAAAAAAAGCACCATTGGCCACTCCCATGTACTTCCACCAGCCCTGCGCACCTTCCACGGCGGCCACGCTACCCTCCACCGCATGTTGCAAAAGGCCTGCCGACGCCTGCGGGCCGAGGGCTACTTTACCGGCTGCCTCATCGTGCAGGTCAAATTCGGCTTCGACCTGCGCTGGGCTGCGGAGACCCACTGCTTCCCCACCCAGGACAGCGTCGCGCTCGGCCAGTTGCTGGATGCACTCTGGGCCGACCGCCCGGATGACGTGCCGAGCCCGACCAAGGTGGGCGTCACTTTTACGAAACTCATCCACCACAAAAACCATACCGTCTCCCTCTTTCCCGAGGACAACGACCTGCGACGCATGCAGTTGCAGCACGCCATGGACGCGATCAACAGGACACATGGCGGCCGTACCCTTTACTACGCCAACTCCATGGAGGCCCAGAAGGATTACGGTGCCGCCCCCATGCGCATCGCCTTCACCCACATCCCGAATCTCGACATGGAAGACGATACTCCGGAGCGCGGGATGGAGCAATGATGCCCCGAGCCTCGGAGCCTGGACATTCTTGTCCTGAACTATTCAGGGTGACCGGTGGACAGGAATGTCCACGCTCCTTTATTATGTTTTATGCCTCGACAAACACATACTGCCGTCGGCATTGACGGCTGCCGGGGCGGCTGGATTGCCGCCGTCGGCTCCCCAGACGGCCAAATTACCTGGCAGCTCGAGCGGAAAATTGCCGATATCCTGGAGACGCTTCCCCCTGAGAGCACCATCCTCGTCGACATGATCCTCGGCTTGCCCGACCGCCAGAATCCGATTCGTGAGTGCGACCGACTGGCCCGCCAGCTGCTCCGCCCTCACGGCTCGCGGGTCTTCCCCGCCCCACCGCGCGAAGCCCTGGCCGCCGAAAGCTATCCGGAAGCCTGTGCGCGGGCCCGCACCGCCACCGGCAAGGCCATCTCCAAACAGTGCTGGCATCTCTTTCCAAAGATTCGGGAGCTCGACGCGATTGCCGACCCGCGGGTCCGGGAATCGCACCCGGAGCTGGTTTTTTACCGACTCAACACGGAAACCATCGTCGCGGACTCCAAGAAAACCCCGAGCGGTCGGACGCAGCGACTCGACTTGCTGGAAAACACCCTGCCGGGCAGTCGCGAAGCCTATGGCCGCGCCCTCACGGATTTTCCCCGAAAGGAAGTCGCCCGCGACGACCTAATCGATGCGCTCGCGCTTTGCGCGGCGGCGACAAAACCTCAAGACCTGCAAATGATCGGGGGCCAGAGAAACCCGTCAATTTGGTATTGAGCCAAAAAAACGCCCGACCGCCAAAACCGGTCGAGCGTCTCGAGTAAAATGATTTCAGCGTATCTTAGCTGCGGCGGCGGAGCATCACCCATGTCAGACCGAACATACCAGCAAGCAAAGCGAACGAGCTGGGCTCGGGGACGGCCTCGAAGGCGCCTCCCATGACGAGCTTAGTGTTGGTGTTAGACGTGGGTGCGAAATAATCACCAGCTGCTGAAACAACTTGGTACTGCTGCAAACCTTGATAGCTATTTGAACTCCAGTCGTAGTTCGTAAGCCAAGCGTCGGTGCCATTTGGAGTAAGGGATTGATTATTGCGGATAGCCTCCTGCACCACAAAACCTGAGGACGTGTTTACTGTTACAGTGGCGGCACTATCGGGATTTCCAAATGCCGTATCTTGCACACCCGTCTTTAGGCCATCGACAGCGTATAAACCAACTCCGAAATCAGTGATCTGGTTTGATAAATAGTCTGCTTCGCTCATTTCGAGACGAAGTATCCCGTCGGACGCGACACCATCGAGATACCAAATACCACCAGTGCTGAGATTGAAATCAGAGACAGTGAGAGCCTCGGTTAATCCAGCCCCATTGTAAGTGATAACGTCAAAAGGAGCACCTCCACGATCACCACCCCCCACAATGTCTGTTTCAGTCTTTGTGCCGTAGGATAATATCAGCTTGCTACCAGTTGCCGAAAAGCCAGTCGTATCAATCTCAAAGCCGTATTTACCACCCCCAAAATTCTGGATGCTTATGTTGTCTGTTCCATCTCCATCACCTATATCAATACCATGGAATGAGAAGGTGTCTTGGACTAATACTTGTCCGAAAGAGACATTGGCGATCAGGGAAATCGTTAGAAGAACTTTTTTCATATAAATTAGAGTGAGCCCAATATTTTGTTAGAGCAAGCACTTCTCCCTTTCCAGACCATTACCTTTTAGGGTAAGGTAGTGAAACATGCAGTCCTTTCACCCAAAAAATGTAGCCGAGCAGGTGGCCGAACACCTGCGCTCCGAGATCGCGAGCCGACGGCTCTTCGGCGAAATGCCGGGCATTCACCAACTGGCGGCGAAGCTAAGCGTCAACCACAAGACCGTGAAAACCGCGCTCGGCACTCTGGAGAAAGAAGGCTTGCTCGTTCCGCAGGGGCCGGGCAAGCGGCGCAAGATCGAAAACAGCCCGCGCGGCAAGCCGCGTGGCATGCGCATCGTCATCCTCCTCTATGA encodes the following:
- a CDS encoding DUF6922 domain-containing protein produces the protein MSSDDPLIAQLSDTLFWDTERSRLDTERHAAFIIVRTMERGTKEEVLSVWRFYGEPTVREALVNAPSLSPETIRFFANQFDLPVEAFRAHERAENWAS
- a CDS encoding nucleotidyl transferase AbiEii/AbiGii toxin family protein yields the protein MPLHKKAVSEKLFRLINELMKAEPLQGFYLVGGTALALYYGHRESVDIDLFTHTPFDAERLRAYMENAHSLQQTTNKENTVLGQINGIKTDFIAHRYPLIGEVNTIDGIRLLSVKDIAAMKLNAIANRGSKKDFWDYAELLKHFDREELLGFFTRKYPSSNRWSVEKSLCYFDDAENEPDPIDLAGQTWDQVKATILADNRLG
- the recQ gene encoding DNA helicase RecQ; translation: MDVSRLLAPLKSVFGYDAFRPLQREIMEASLAGRDVLAILPTGGGKSLCYQLPALQRSGLTVVVSPLIALMKDQVDQLQAAGVAATFLNSSLSAGEARSRLSGLERGEYKLLYLAPERLFLPDFLQKLKRWQVAALAIDEAHCISEWGHDFRPEYRQLATLREHFPGVPVTALTATATERVQGDIVAQLHLSDPGQFVASFNRPNLTYRVMPKQRPRRQVLDYVAANRDASGIIYCQSRRAVEDYAAALKDAGHKALPYHAGLPQEERVRNQEAFIRDDVQVVCATIAFGMGINKPNVRYVLHADLPKNIESYYQETGRAGRDGLPAECVLLFSGGDIAKYNHFIDQVEDEQAARIARQQLRQMADFAEFADCRRGALLRYFGEDYTKTNCGSCDNCLDDREEVDVTVECQKLLSCIFRINQAGFPMGLNHAVDVLRGSENLKVIGKGHQRLSTHGIGKDQPAEYWQGLGKQLIQRGYLRQSDDGYNTIELTPEAGQALKERQKFRMKPIRTKMASPASRAKAKSGAIECDEGLFEVLRKLRKDLADARGVPPYVVFGDVALRQMARRYPRDDQAFLSIPGVGQRKLKEFGAPFIEVIDEWLLENDPRDFEPNGFLDPAPKMKKREDPDGLNSTSRATLEFFQQGKNVEAIAAERSLSPTTIETHLANSIEAGKLESLDGLVSETEFSLIREAVAEHGTAALRPVFDALGEETSFGKIRLTVAMLQREGKV
- a CDS encoding Sec-independent protein translocase subunit TatA/TatB, with the translated sequence MIPSTPLSFIQNMNAPEIVMILAVILLFFGAKRLPELMRSVGKSIGEFKRAKDDIEKDVRSAMESAEAEPERKQSIPEKARVGESA
- a CDS encoding DUF3500 domain-containing protein, with the protein product MKLAILFLSPVFLLGSLQSHPAHQPEEAAAKALASSAQAFLSKLDAGQREPALLPFSDTARFDWHFFPKWNRKGLSLGEMTEAQQTAYWAFLGAVLSESGTAKVKGVIGAEAILWEQSNRSDSRDPKKYFAVFFGEPSQGGDWGASFEGHHLSINLTVVDGSHVYVTPSFFGANPDETADGARPLAGEFDRGLALLKSFDAGQRKLAIGEKMPREILTGARERVAPMAFQGLPAAGMTEAQQGALMQLIEEYVGRYREPFSEDDLQKIREAGVGKIHFFWSGGAARGEPVYYRIHGPTFVMEYANVQNGANHSHTVWRDFENDFGYDALEHHLEAEH
- a CDS encoding DNA polymerase Y family protein, which codes for MSLRYIFLDFDSFFASVEQQMRPELRGKPVGVVPSLGVDTTCCIAASYEAKAYGVKTGTGVREARALCPGIQLIEANHTRYVKIHERLKELIHSVIYVEEVLSIDEMYGRLPPHWQHPEVAQDKACEVKSLIGDKIGPQVTVSIGLAPNRFIAKLASKLNKPNGLVCVDFKDLPLALYPMELSDITGIGPRMLRRLRSARILNMGDLYAASRRKLHRIWGSVEGDRMWYALRGIDLPPVETKKSTIGHSHVLPPALRTFHGGHATLHRMLQKACRRLRAEGYFTGCLIVQVKFGFDLRWAAETHCFPTQDSVALGQLLDALWADRPDDVPSPTKVGVTFTKLIHHKNHTVSLFPEDNDLRRMQLQHAMDAINRTHGGRTLYYANSMEAQKDYGAAPMRIAFTHIPNLDMEDDTPERGMEQ
- a CDS encoding DUF429 domain-containing protein; the encoded protein is MPRQTHTAVGIDGCRGGWIAAVGSPDGQITWQLERKIADILETLPPESTILVDMILGLPDRQNPIRECDRLARQLLRPHGSRVFPAPPREALAAESYPEACARARTATGKAISKQCWHLFPKIRELDAIADPRVRESHPELVFYRLNTETIVADSKKTPSGRTQRLDLLENTLPGSREAYGRALTDFPRKEVARDDLIDALALCAAATKPQDLQMIGGQRNPSIWY
- a CDS encoding PEP-CTERM sorting domain-containing protein, with protein sequence MKKVLLTISLIANVSFGQVLVQDTFSFHGIDIGDGDGTDNISIQNFGGGKYGFEIDTTGFSATGSKLILSYGTKTETDIVGGGDRGGAPFDVITYNGAGLTEALTVSDFNLSTGGIWYLDGVASDGILRLEMSEADYLSNQITDFGVGLYAVDGLKTGVQDTAFGNPDSAATVTVNTSSGFVVQEAIRNNQSLTPNGTDAWLTNYDWSSNSYQGLQQYQVVSAAGDYFAPTSNTNTKLVMGGAFEAVPEPSSFALLAGMFGLTWVMLRRRS